One Lucilia cuprina isolate Lc7/37 chromosome 4, ASM2204524v1, whole genome shotgun sequence DNA segment encodes these proteins:
- the LOC111690676 gene encoding acyl-CoA Delta-9 desaturase: MDTMQQKSNGAEANKSETTEDNAKKSLKREASWPSVLFYIHLHILGLYGIFVMFTSASWLTIIFTFILSVLGILGATAGSHRLWAHGTYTASTSLKIFLMLCQTLAGQGSIYNWVRAHRLHHEKFRKPEDPFFSNRDFMSAHVYAQLLNYHPEQEALLEKVDMSDLEKDGVVMFQKRFYWLLYFVIHVLIPINSPLEYWGDSLAASIVVAFSLRYMIVLNLCWLVNSAHLVWGLDKSFKPSDSNSVFFITKSYWPQYHYMLPNDYQSGEYGNYANGFITAMIRVFAALDLAKDLRTISSTAVRNGLTEAVETGRPIVDCINEFARKEEKEMPKNHFLNREKFM, translated from the exons ATGGACACAATGCAACAGAAATCCAATGGTGCAGAAGCAAATAAATCTGAAACAACTGAAGATAAtgcaaaaaaatctcttaaacgtgAAGCCAGTTGGCCATCGGTATTATTTTACATACATCTACACATACTTGGACTCTATGGTATATTTGTAATGTTTACCAGTGCCTCATGGCTGACGATTATTTTCA CTTTCATTTTGTCTGTATTGGGTATTTTGGGAGCTACAGCTGGTTCACATAGATTATGGGCTCATGGCACTTATACCGCTTCCacttcattgaaaattttcctaatGTTGTGTCAGACATTAGCGGGTCAG GGTTCCATTTACAACTGGGTTAGAGCTCATCGTTTGCATCATGAAAAATTCCGTAAACCAGAAGATCCCTTCTTCAGCAATCGTGACTTTATGTCGGCACATGTTTATGCTCAACTTTTAAACTATCATCCCGAACAAGAGGCTCTATTGGAAAAAGTCGACATGAGTGATTTGGAAAAGGATGGTGTAGTAATGTTTCAAAAAAG ATTCTATTGGCTTTTATACTTTGTTATCCATGTTTTAATACCCATCAACTCGCCACTCGAATACTGGGGTGACTCATTGGCCGCCTCCATTGTGGTCGCCTTTTCATTGCGTTACATGATCGTTCTAAATCTCTGCTGGCTGGTTAATTCTGCTCATTTGGTTTGGGGTTTGGATAAAAGCTTTAAACCCTCCGATTCGAATAGTGTATTCTTTATTACCAAAAGCTATTGGCCCCAATATCACTATATGCTGCCCAACGATTATCAAAGTGGTGAATATGGTAATTATGCCAATGGCTTTATTACCGCCATGATACGGGTATTTGCTGCTTTGGATTTAGCCAAGGATTTGCGTACAATTAGCTCGACGGCTGTGCGTAATGGTTTGACGGAAGCGGTTGAGACTGGCCGTCCCATCGTGGATTGTATTAATGAATTCGCCCGCAAGGAGGAGAAAGAAATGCCCAAGAATCATTTCCTTAATAGGGAAAAGTTTATGTAA
- the LOC111690670 gene encoding acyl-CoA Delta-9 desaturase, with the protein MCLSTPTTSSNGNNTSTACSSSPCTATNNDATANGDVSACGTNQKQHTELDCNGNTKTTTVNNNSIKQRKVTTAGGDAQNDTTAKDLVDNLGYKEENAVYKEIAAAKEVLKQQKQVEEPEKEFKAKIRWPDLGAQLFLHVGGLYGFYLLFSAKFYTFLWVVFTIWASGIGITAGAHRLWSHKSYNASLPLRILLIFLFTIAGQRDAYTWALDHRIHHKFSETEADPHNAKRGFFFAHVGWLFLTAHPKVEEKRKVIDMSDLENDGVVMFQRKWFIPLFAICSIALPVLVPWYFWNECLWSSFWINFNMRFTSTLNVAFFVNSVAHMWGKKPYDKNISPVESPIVSFLALGEGWHNYHHVFPWDYKTGEFGNYKLNVTTGFIDLCARLGLATGRKFVSPDMIKRRALKCGDGTRFLSDDYAHKDQVWGYGDKDLPQEDLQELQKMKS; encoded by the exons atgTGCCTTTCAACACCCACGACTTCGTCAAATGGTAACAATACCTCAACAGCATGTTCGTCTAGTCCATGTACCGCAACCAACAATGATGCCACCGCCAATGGTGATGTCTCTGCGTGTGGTACAaatcaaaaacaacatacaGAATTAGATTGCAATGGCAATACTAAAACTACAACAGTCAACAATAATAGTATTAAACAACGTAAAGTAACAACAGCTGGTGGTGATGCACAAAATGATACAACAGCCAAAGATTTAGTTGATAATTTAGGTTATAAGGAAGAGAATGCTGTGTACAAAGAGATAGCAGCCGCCAAAGAGGTGCTAAAACAGCAAAAGCAAGTGGAGGAGCCTGAAAAGGaatttaaagctaaaataaGATGGCCAGATTTAGGAGCACAATTATTTTTACATGTCGGTGGTCTTTATGGTTTCTATTTGCTGTTCTCCGCTAAATTTTATACGTTTTTATGGG ttgtcTTTACCATATGGGCTTCGGGTATTGGCATCACAGCCGGAGCACATCGTCTGTGGTCACACAAATCCTATAACGCCTCTTTACCTCTACGCATcctcttaatatttttattcaccATAGCGGGACAG CGTGATGCCTATACCTGGGCTTTAGATCACAGAATTCATCACAAATTTTCGGAGACTGAAGCCGATCCTCACAATGCCAAAAGAGGTTTCTTTTTTGCTCATGTTGGTTGGCTCTTCCTCACTGCCCATCCCAAGGTGGAGGAGAAACGCAAAGTTATAGATATGTCTGATTTGGAAAATGATGGTGTGGTGATGTTCCAACGTAAATGGTTTATACCCTTATTTGCCATATGTTCAATTGCTTTACCTGTATTGGTGCCCTGGTATTTCTGGAATGAATGCTTGTGGAGTTCTTTTTGGATTAATTTCAATATGAGATTTACTTCTACTTTAAACGTGGCTTTCTTTGTGAATAGTGTAGCTCATATGTGGGGCAAAAAGCCATATGATAA GAACATTAGCCCAGTTGAAAGCCCTATTGTATCGTTTTTGGCTTTGGGTGAAGGCTGGCACAACTATCATCATGTATTCCCCTGGGATTATAAAACTGGTGAATTtggcaattataaattgaaTGTTACTACCGGATTTATTGATCTATGCGCCCGTTTAGGATTAGCCACTGGTC GTAAATTTGTCTCTCCCGATATGATTAAAAGACGTGCCTTAAAATGTGGTGATGGTACTCGTTTCCTTAGCGATGACTACGCCCACAAAGATCAAGTCTGGGGTTATGGCGATAAAGACTTGCCACAAGAAGATTTACAAGAGCTACAGAAAATGAAATCTTAA